In Drosophila miranda strain MSH22 chromosome Y unlocalized genomic scaffold, D.miranda_PacBio2.1 Contig_Y3_pilon, whole genome shotgun sequence, a single window of DNA contains:
- the LOC117194457 gene encoding transient receptor potential cation channel protein painless-like, with the protein ISPVELAVIWGNHRALEKLLKHPQLRLTSHSKLLNAVISRLGEQPLDDFCDHQRCFQLLLESDRVDINEADKAGLVPLSYAVKYRNTKVAQELLRQGANIGARSAFGDLPIQEMDPKVLEEHFDSCITTNGEKPGDQSFEIIINYKNLMRRQREPGQSDKRSIGHPHQLEDEMTPIAYIADSKELRYLLQHPLISSFLFLKWHRLSVIFYLNFLLYSLFTASIITHTLLKFHESDHTGLTALFGLFSWIGIVYLMIREVIQLAMSPLLYFRSITNLMEVALIVLSILTCMEASYDKETQRILAVFTILLVSVEFCLLVGSLPVLSISTHMLMLRAVSSSFIKSFALYSIFVLTFSLCFYILFGKPQVDSSSPKDSTPEPAKEGEDDGPFNTFSVPIEALIKTIVMLTGEFDAGDIKFDSVYTYLIFLLFVFFMTIVLFNLLNGLAVSDTQAIKAQAELNGAIVRTNLLTRYQQVL; encoded by the exons atcagccccgtggagttggccgtaatctggggcaaccacagggcgctagagaagctgttgaagcatccgcagctgaggctgacatcgcattccaagctgctgaacgcggttatcagtcgcctgggtgagcagccgctggacgacttctgtgaccaccagcgctgcttccagctgctgctcgagagcgatcgtgtggacatcaatgaggccgacaaggctggcctggtgccactctcctatgcggtcaagtatcgcaacacaaaggtggcacaggagcttctacggcagggagcgaacatcggggcgagaagcgcgttcggagatcttcccatacaggagatggacccgaaagtgctggaggagcacttcgattcctgcatcaccaccaacggggagaagcccggtgaccagagtttcgagatcatcatcaactacaagaatctgatgagacgccagcgagagcccgggcagtcggacaagcggagcattggccatcctcaccaattggaggacgagatgactccaatcgcatacatcgccgattccaaggagctgcgttacctgctgcagcacccgctaatctcgagtttcctcttcctcaagtggcaccgcctctcggtgatcttctatctgaactttctactttactctctcttcactgcctccattatcacgcatacgctccttaagttccacgaaagcgaccacacgggcctgactgccctcttcggcctgttctcttggatagggattgtgtatctcatgatccgagaggtcatacagcttgccatgtcgccgctgctgtacttcaggtccatcacgaacctgatggaggtggctctcattgtcttgtcgatcctaacctgcatggaagccagctacgacaaggagacgcagcgcatactggccgtcttcaccattctgctggtgtccgtggagttctgcctgctggttggctccctgccagtactctcaatttcgacgcacatgctcatgctgcgcgccgtctccagcagcttcatcaagagctttgctctctactcgatctttgtgcttacgtttagtctgtgcttctacatactgtttggcaagccccaggtggattcctcctctccgaaggacagcacgccagagccagcaaaggagggagaagatgatggtcccttcaacacattctccgtgcccaTCGAGGCACTCATAaagacgattgtgatgctcacgggagaatttgatgccggtgacataaagtttgacagcgtctacacttacctgatcttcctgctctttgtgttcttcATGACCATTGTGCTGTTCAATCTCCTGAATGGTCTGGCTGTCAGCGATACTCAG gccatcaaggcccaggcggaactgaacggcgccattgtccgcacaaatctgctgacccgctaccagcaagttctc